Proteins from a genomic interval of Acomys russatus chromosome 19, mAcoRus1.1, whole genome shotgun sequence:
- the Irgq gene encoding immunity-related GTPase family Q protein, whose amino-acid sequence MSFPASYFPAMSLPRGDVTALFLGPPGSGKSALIAALCDKNVDMVDIPEGRRDSGVPSLRAAAPGLFLGELSCPPAAPGPWAAEANLLVLVLPGSEGTEEPLTPALGEAARAALARGTPLLAVRKLRPGDSQNASQARDETAALLDSAGLGAATLFVLPEDCGGTSSSDCCEELERLQAALRTQAEALQRLLPPAQDGFEVLGAAELEAVREAFETGGLEAALSWVRAGLERLGSARLDLAVAGAANVGLVLDMLLGLDPGDPGAAPASMPTEPTPYPAPERPNVVLWTVPLSPTATSPAATPHPTHYDALILVTPGAPTEKDWAQVRLLVSPEAPLVGVRTDGQGEDPPEALEEEKTKSASDGSSGDAGREGKEKPRVEDSGDTDARSPVDEPWEVLEEALPPVFPLRPDSFPGLSTWLQRALPTAQAGALLLALPPACPRAARRKVAALRAGAWRPALLASLAAAAAPVPGLGWACDVALLRGQLAEWRRALGLEPAAVARRERALGLAPGVLAVRTRFPGPVTRAEVEARLGSWAGEGTAGGAALGALSFLWPAGGAAAATGGLGYRAAHGVLLQALDEMLADAEAVLGPPEPNQ is encoded by the exons ATGTCTTTCCCCGCCTCTTACTTTCCAGCAATGTCTCTGCCGCGGGGTGACGTGACTGCCTTGTTCCTGGGGCCTCCAGGCTCGGGAAAATCCGCGCTGATCGCCGCATTATGCGACAAGAATGTGGACATGGTAGACATCCCTGAAGGACGACGGGACTCTGGGGTCCCCAGCCTGAGAGCTGCGGCTCCAGGCCTTTTCCTGGGTGAGCTCAGCTGCCCACCTGCAGCTCCTGGCCCATGGGCGGCGGAGGCCAACTTGCTAGTTTTGGTGCTACCAGGATCTGAGGGGACCGAGGAGCCCttaaccccagctctgggagaAGCAGCGAGGGCCGCCCTGGCCAGAGGGACCCCGCTGCTGGCTGTACGGAAGTTGCGTCCTGGAGATTCCCAGAATGCATCTCAGGCCCGGGATGAGACTGCTGCGTTGCTGGACAGTGCTGGGTTAGGAGCTGCAACTCTCTTTGTGTTGCCGGAGGACTGcggcggcaccagcagcagcgacTGCTGTGAGGAGCTAGAGCGCCTGCAGGCGGCGCTGCGGACGCAGGCGGAGGCGCTGCAGAG gctcctgcctcctgcccaggATGGCTTCGAGGTGCTGGGCGCAGCAGAGCTGGAAGCTGTGCGTGAGGCCTTCGAGACTGGTGGCCTGGAGGCGGCGCTGTCATGGGTGCGCGCTGGCCTGGAGCGCCTGGGCAGCGCACGACTGGACCTGGCTGTGGCCGGAGCCGCCAACGTAGGCCTTGTGCTGGATATGCTGCTGGGATTGGATCCTGGCGACCCCGGTGCTGCGCCTGCCTCGATGCCCACTGAGCCCACCCCTTATCCGGCTCCAGAGCGCCCCAACGTAGTGCTCTGGACTGTTCCCCTGAGCCCCACGGCCACATCCCCTGCCGCCACCCCTCACCCGACTCACTACGATGCCCTGATCCTCGTCACCCCTGGGGCTCCCACCGAGAAGGACTGGGCCCAGGTTCGCTTATTGGTGTCACCAGAAGCTCCACTCGTCGGTGTGCGCACGGACGGCCAGGGTGAGGATCCACCCGAGgctctggaagaagaaaagaccaaGAGTGCTAGCGACGGGAGCTCTGGGGatgcaggcagagaaggaaaggagaaacctAGAGTCGAGGACTCGGGGGACACGGACGCACGGAGCCCGGTGGACGAGCCATGGGAGGTGCTGGAGGAGGCGCTTCCGCCTGTGTTCCCGCTGAGGCCGGACAGCTTCCCGGGGCTGAGCACCTGGCTGCAGCGCGCCCTGCCCACCGCTCAGGCCGGGGCGCTGCTGCTGGCGTTGCCACCCGCATGTCCCCGCGCGGCGAGGAGGAAAGTGGCAGCTCTGCGGGCAGGAGCGTGGAGGCCGGCCCTGCTAGCCAGCCTGGCGGCCGCTGCCGCCCCAGTACCAGGATTAGGCTGGGCTTGCGATGTGGCGCTCCTCCGGGGACAGCTGGCTGAGTGGCGGCGCGCGCTAGGCCTGGAACCCGCGGCCGTGGCACGACGGGAGCGCGCCCTGGGCCTGGCTCCCGGGGTATTGGCCGTGCGCACGCGCTTCCCGGGCCCGGTGACTCGAGCCGaggtggaggccaggctgggttcTTGGGCAGGCGAGGGTACCGCCGGAGGCGCGGCGCTAGGCGCGCTTTCCTTCCTATGGCCCGCGGGTGGCGCTGCGGCGGCAACAGGTGGCCTGGGTTACCGTGCAGCCCACGGTGTACTGCTGCAAGCCCTGGATGAGATGCTGGCTGATGCTGAGGCGGTGCTGGGCCCCCCAGAGCCCAACCAATGA
- the Pinlyp gene encoding phospholipase A2 inhibitor and Ly6/PLAUR domain-containing protein, whose product MRLSRRHRTFLLAGTLLCTLLGLGYPLSCEVCRGSGHTCSGKMKTCDAGKDACVVLVGESSTKGRKSVTTFKACTKFKDCYSGFVSTTMSPNDYMVSNAHCCQSDGCNSGPVPPPQNNRTENGLMCPSCIVPFQETCPGTEAARCVGPETHCIYFAGNVQAGIINTKFATRGCATETACHTKVGAEVPSAYYVYFLRRADCLPAPYPPGRGE is encoded by the exons ATGAGGCTGTCTAGGAGACACAGGACTTTCCTGCTGGCTGGCACACTGCTCTGCACCCTCTTGGGTCTCG GGTACCCTCTAAGCTGCGAGGTGTGCAGGGGCTCGGGGCACACGTGCAGTGGAAAAATGAAGACCTGCGATGCCGGCAAAGACGCATGCGTGGTTCTCGTGGGCGAATCCAGCACAA AGGGCCGGAAGTCAGTGACCACCTTCAAGGCGTGCACGAAGTTTAAAGACTGTTACTCCGGCTTCGTATCCACTACCATGAGTCCCAATGACTACATGGTGTCCAACGCCCACTGCTGTCAAAGTGACGGTTGCAACAGTGGCCCTGTGCCCC CTCCCCAGAACAATCGAACCGAGAACGGCCTGATGTGTCCCTCCTGCATTGTGCCCTTCCAGGAGACGTGCCCAGGAACCGAGGCAGCCCGGTGCGTGGGCCCGGAAACACATTGCATCTATTTCGCTGGCAACGTGCAGGCTG GTATTATTAATACGAAATTTGCCACGAGGGGCTGTGCTACGGAGACCGCCTGCCACACCAAGGTAGGAGCTGAGGTCCCTTCAGCCTACTATGTGTACTTCCTGCGCCGGGCCGACTGCCTTCCAGCCCCGTACCCCCCTGGCAGGGGTGAGTGA